In Deinococcus betulae, one DNA window encodes the following:
- a CDS encoding VOC family protein, producing the protein MTTSNLSPVQGLHHVTIMASDPQRNVDFYTRVLGQRLVKVTVNFDDPGTYHLYYGDHTGQPGTIMTHFPWPGARRGVRGHGEVVAVAYSAPASSQPYWEARLADAGLNLRAGTRFGHSTLTFDDPDGTWTELVFENGTPVQPWPQSPVPADFALRGFHGVTAWVRDVAPVRDLLVGQLGLTEVGIEQDTDGPRTRFRGSGAGVGLYVDVIERPGLARGQFGAGSVHHVALRTRDDAEQAAYLDALSAAGYRPTPVQDRQYFHSIYFREPNGVLFEIATDAPGFASDEPVEALGHALKLPAWFEAQRPQIEAQLPRLHSPEYSVNLGTRTLDTAPAPEPITPSVKVLTAGRPVADARVAVLLLHGRGGTAQDILSLERELNLSAFAYLAPQAPGNTWYPLSFLAPVAQNQPHLDQALATVDGLMAHLAGQGIPPERVVVAGFSQGACLALEYASRTGAKLGGVVAFSGGLITLDQTGDLRGLPVVMGVDPVDGHIPLARFTASAEHLRARGAAVDAQVIPGLGHSINTDELNAARALMQQVAAQV; encoded by the coding sequence ATGACCACGTCTAACCTCTCGCCGGTTCAGGGCCTGCATCACGTCACCATCATGGCGAGCGACCCGCAGCGCAACGTGGATTTTTACACCAGGGTGCTGGGGCAGCGGCTGGTCAAGGTGACGGTCAACTTTGACGACCCCGGCACCTATCACCTGTATTACGGCGACCACACTGGGCAGCCGGGCACGATCATGACGCATTTTCCCTGGCCGGGAGCGCGCCGGGGCGTGCGCGGCCACGGCGAGGTGGTGGCGGTGGCCTACAGCGCCCCCGCCTCTTCACAGCCCTACTGGGAGGCGCGGCTTGCCGACGCAGGCCTGAACCTGCGCGCGGGCACCCGCTTTGGCCACTCCACCCTGACTTTTGACGACCCCGACGGCACCTGGACCGAACTGGTGTTTGAGAACGGCACCCCGGTGCAGCCCTGGCCGCAGTCGCCTGTGCCGGCCGACTTTGCCCTGCGCGGCTTTCATGGGGTGACGGCCTGGGTGCGCGACGTGGCCCCGGTGCGCGACCTCCTGGTAGGCCAGCTGGGCCTGACCGAGGTGGGCATCGAGCAGGACACCGACGGCCCCCGCACCCGGTTTCGGGGCAGCGGCGCGGGCGTCGGGCTGTATGTGGATGTGATCGAGCGCCCTGGGCTGGCACGCGGGCAGTTTGGCGCCGGCAGCGTTCATCATGTGGCGCTGCGCACCCGTGACGACGCCGAACAGGCCGCGTACCTGGACGCCCTGAGCGCCGCCGGCTACCGACCCACCCCGGTGCAGGACCGCCAGTATTTCCATTCCATCTATTTCCGCGAACCGAATGGCGTGCTGTTCGAGATTGCCACCGACGCGCCCGGCTTTGCCAGCGACGAGCCAGTCGAGGCGCTGGGCCACGCGCTGAAACTGCCCGCCTGGTTTGAAGCTCAGCGCCCACAGATTGAAGCGCAGCTGCCGCGTCTGCACAGCCCGGAGTACAGCGTGAACCTGGGCACGCGCACCCTGGACACCGCCCCGGCGCCCGAGCCCATCACGCCCAGCGTCAAGGTGCTGACTGCTGGCCGCCCGGTGGCCGACGCGCGGGTGGCGGTCCTCCTGCTGCACGGCCGGGGCGGCACAGCGCAGGACATCCTGAGTCTGGAACGCGAGCTGAATCTGAGCGCCTTTGCCTACCTGGCCCCGCAGGCGCCGGGCAACACCTGGTATCCCCTGTCGTTTCTGGCCCCCGTCGCGCAGAACCAGCCCCATCTGGATCAGGCGCTGGCGACTGTAGATGGCCTGATGGCGCACCTGGCCGGGCAGGGCATTCCCCCAGAGCGGGTGGTGGTGGCCGGCTTTAGCCAGGGGGCGTGCCTGGCACTGGAATACGCCAGCCGCACAGGGGCCAAGCTGGGCGGCGTGGTGGCCTTCAGCGGCGGCCTCATTACGCTGGACCAAACGGGCGACTTGCGGGGCCTGCCGGTGGTGATGGGGGTAGACCCGGTCGACGGGCACATTCCCCTAGCCCGCTTTACTGCCAGCGCCGAGCACCTGCGCGCGCGCGGCGCGGCGGTGGACGCCCAGGTCATTCCGGGCCTAGGCCACAGCATCAATACGGACGAGTTGAACGCGGCCCGCGCCCTGATGCAGCAGGTGGCGGCTCAGGTCTAG
- a CDS encoding DUF2259 domain-containing protein, whose amino-acid sequence MRRPLIALLTISALWASAAQANERLPVTHIQFSATGERVATVVSGERDGSGFGYAALNVLSTGSGQTLATRMKTGEDQSAPQVRQALLNEAATQTLLRGAGLTLGKASVPRYTRAYATPYPRWQDGLRPGASQVTPVKLWSRAVPVSLKVVPLRAQSCAYPDFIFPGERPAGFELRINGQLIYQDTLSSPGRNCAVRYSLERVDVQGNRVLVTLRAYSMGFEGPDAVAVFVAATLK is encoded by the coding sequence ATGCGCCGACCTCTGATTGCCCTGCTCACCATCAGCGCGTTGTGGGCCAGTGCGGCCCAGGCGAATGAACGTCTGCCTGTCACGCACATTCAGTTTTCAGCCACAGGAGAGCGGGTGGCCACGGTGGTGAGCGGCGAGCGCGATGGCAGCGGCTTTGGCTACGCCGCCCTGAACGTGCTCTCTACGGGCAGTGGGCAGACCCTGGCCACCCGCATGAAGACCGGCGAAGACCAGTCAGCGCCGCAGGTGCGTCAGGCGCTGCTGAATGAGGCCGCAACCCAGACCCTGCTGCGCGGCGCCGGCCTGACGCTGGGGAAAGCCAGTGTGCCCCGCTACACCCGAGCGTATGCCACGCCTTACCCGCGTTGGCAGGATGGGCTGCGGCCCGGCGCCAGTCAGGTTACGCCGGTCAAGCTCTGGAGCCGCGCCGTGCCCGTCAGCTTGAAGGTGGTCCCGCTGCGCGCCCAGTCCTGCGCCTATCCCGACTTCATTTTCCCTGGCGAGCGCCCGGCTGGCTTCGAGTTGCGCATCAACGGCCAGCTCATCTACCAGGACACCCTGTCTTCGCCGGGGCGCAACTGCGCGGTGCGCTACAGCCTGGAACGGGTGGACGTGCAGGGTAACCGCGTGCTGGTCACGCTGCGCGCCTATTCGATGGGTTTCGAGGGCCCAGACGCAGTGGCCGTCTTCGTGGCCGCAACTCTGAAATAA